One genomic segment of Macaca fascicularis isolate 582-1 chromosome 19, T2T-MFA8v1.1 includes these proteins:
- the ABHD17A gene encoding alpha/beta hydrolase domain-containing protein 17A produces MNGLSLSELCCLFCCPPCPGRIAAKLAFLPPEATYSLVPEPESGPGGAGAAPLGTLRASSGAPGRWKLHLTERADFQYSQRELDAIEVFPTKSARGNRVSCMYVRCVPGARYTVLFSHGNAVDLGQMSSFYIGLGSRLHCNIFSYDYSGYGASSGRPSERNLYADIDAAWQALRTRYGISPDSIILYGQSIGTVPTVDLASRYECAAVVLHSPLTSGMRVAFPDTKKTYCFDAFPNIEKVSKITSPVLIIHGTEDEVIDFSHGLALYERCPKAVEPLWVEGAGHNDIELYSQYLERLRRFISQELPSQRA; encoded by the exons ATGAACGGGCTGTCGCTGAGTGAGCTCTGCTGCCTCTTCTGCTGCCCGCCCTGCCCCGGCCGCATCGCTGCCAAGCTCGCCTTCCTGCCGCCGGAGGCCACCTACTCCCTGGTGCCTGAACCCGAGTCAGGGCCTGGTGGGGCCGGGGCCGCCCCGTTGGGGACCCTGCGGGCCTCCTCGGGTGCACCCGGGCGCTGGAAGCTGCACCTGACGGAGCGCGCCGACTTCCAGTACAGCCAGCGCGAGCTGGACGCCATCGAGGTCTTCCCCACGAAGAGCGCCCGCGGCAACCGTGTCTCCTGCATGTATGTTCGCTGCGTGCCTGGTGCCAG GTACACGGTCCTCTTCTCGCACGGCAACGCTGTGGACCTGGGCCAGATGAGCAGCTTCTACATTGGCCTGGGCTCCCGCCTCCATTGCAACATCTTCTCCTATGACTACTCTGGCTACGGTGCCAGCTCGGGCAGGCCGTCCGAGAGGAACCTCTATGCTGACATTGACGCCGCCTGGCAGGCCCTGCGCACCAG GTACGGCATCAGCCCGGACAGCATCATCCTGTACGGGCAGAGCATCGGCACGGTGCCCACCGTGGACCTGGCCTCGCGCTACGAGTGCGCCGCGGTGGTGCTGCACTCACCGCTCACCTCGGGCATGCGCGTCGCCTTCCCCGACACCAAGAAGACCTACTGCTTCGACGCCTTCCCCAA CATCGAGAAGGTGTCCAAGATCACGTCGCCCGTGCTCATCATCCACGGCACGGAGGACGAGGTGATCGACTTCTCGCACGGGCTGGCCCTCTACGAGCGCTGCCCCAAGGCCGTGGAGCCGCTGTGGGTGGAGGGCGCCGGGCACAACGACATCGAGCTCTACAGCCAGTACCTGGAGCGCCTGCGCCGCTTCATCTCCCAGGAGCTGCCCAGCCAGCGCGCCTAG